The following nucleotide sequence is from Chloroflexota bacterium.
ATTGACAAGCCTACTTCTGGCCAAGTTTGGGTAGACGGCGTATTAGTCAATGCTCTGGATGAGAACCGTCTGGCTCGCTGGCGTGGGGGGACGGTGGGGATCGTTTTTCAATTCTTCCAATTGTTGCCCACTCTGACTGCATTGGAGAACGTGATGCTGCCAATGGAACTGCGTGGCTCCTATTCCGATACACGTCGTGAGCGGGCGATGGAAGCATTGGCGCGGGTGGGGATGGCAGATTATGCCCATCGTCTCCCATCCGAACTCTCCGGAGGCGAACAGCAACGCGTTGCTATCGCCCGCGCTCTGGCCAATGACCCGCCTTTGCTCCTGGCCGATGAACCAACAGGTAATTTGGACACCGACT
It contains:
- a CDS encoding ABC transporter ATP-binding protein, yielding MIRLENVSRIYGLGDKTCAALCDVSLAIERGEFVAVVGPSGSGKTTLLNMIAGIDKPTSGQVWVDGVLVNALDENRLARWRGGTVGIVFQFFQLLPTLTALENVMLPMELRGSYSDTRRERAMEALARVGMADYAHRLPSELSGGEQQRVAIARALANDPPLLLADEPTGNLDTDSGLKVIELLAELNVAGKTVIYVTHEERLTSRARRIVFMRDGRIVGEQSDPASQPCANRRFGYNIEEI